The nucleotide sequence ATTGCACCCATCATGTTCCCGGGCAACATCCGTACCAATGCGAATGAGAGCGTAATCACGGCCCACACCGTGAACACCGCTTGCCCGAGTCTCCTGATACGCCAGTCTATCGTTACCATAGTGGATGCGTATTTATTCAGAATGGTTCATTATCAAGGTTTCCCATCGTCATCGAAATTTGACAGGCGTCGACAGGATATCAGTACGAAAAAATGACTGTCTGCTTGATGGGACTGTTTTCCACCGCCCCGACAGCCATCGGACTCCCAGTGGCAGCCGGATCGAACGCCGGTCACGACCGCCGACTAGAACGGATCCCAGCCGGTATAGATCACCGCGACGCTCGCGACGAGCGAGAGAACGACGGGAATGAGCGTGAGTACTGCGACGACGTACGGACCCGTCCCTGGCTCGAGGAAGAGAAACGAGAACCCGAGCAGTACCAAGAACAGGAAATTGACACCGAGAACGACTTGCGAAACGGACCGAAGGAATCCCATATGGGCTAGTTCGCCGAGACGCTCTTAAATCTTGGTCTGCGGGAACTATTGTCGTCGTCGCGGTCGGCGTCGACACGGCGTTAGCCGATGTACTCCATGCTCGCCTCGTCCGTCTTGGGGATGAGGTACAGCGCGTCCTCGGTCCCATCGATGATGCCGTCGGGCGCGTCGAGTTCCCAGTTGTCGGCGTTGTAGGCACCGGCGTCGGGCTGGAACATCACTTCCATCTGCGGAACCGTCTGGTTCCACCACCACATCAGTTCCTTGTGGAACTGGTCGTCGTCGGTGACCTGCCACTCCCGGATGTGCTCCTCGACGTTGATCGTCTTCGTTCCCTCGGAGCCGTCGGGGTCGCCGACGGGCATCGGGATTTCCGCTTCGGGTTCGAAGTGCGAGATCGACTGGACCCAGTTCGGCACGAGGTCCAGCGCCCACAGCGCGCGGATCCCGTTCGCGGACGAACCGTCGGGCATCATGTCGTACTCGCCGTTCTGTCGGCGCTCGTCGAACGTCGCGTCGTCGACCTGCTCCTGGTTCGTCTTGATACCGAACTCATTCAGATTGTCCTTGAGAACGCCGAAGTCCTTCCGCTCGGAGCCGTTCATGATATTGATCTCGAACTCCTCGCCGTCCGGCGTGTACCACTGTCCGTCCTCGAGCGTGTAGCCCTCCTCCTCGAGGAGTTCGGCGGCGCGTTCGGTGTCGTTCTGGCCGTACTTGGTGAAATCCTGGACCCAGTCTGCGGCGTCGTGGGTACCGCTGTCCAGCACGTTGCCGGGGACGCGACACGGCGCCCAGTCGAACATCCGATTGACGCCCTCGAGGACCTGGGTGACCTGCTGACGGTCGAAGACGTGACAGACCGCCTTGCGCACGTTCGCACTCGAGAACGGCGTGTCGTAGGAGACGTCGTGCCCGCAGTTGAACGTGAACAGCTTGTTCGTCGAGAAGCTCTCCTTGATGAGCGTGTGTCCCTCGGGGAGTTGGCTCTTGACGTCGTCCTCGACCGGGAACTGGGTGTGCGCGGCGTCGACCTCGCCGTTGGCGTAGGGCTGGGTCGGGTTGTTGTTCTCGTAGAGGTGGAACGAGTACTCGCTGAAGTTGATGTTGTCGGCGTTCGGGTGATCTTCGTACTTCTCGAAGACCATCACGTTGTCCCCGATGTCGGCGACCTGGAACGGACCGTTCCCGTTCGCGTCCTCGAGCAGCGGGTACGATTTCGTCGTGAGTTCCTCGAGGATGGAATCCATCTCGGAGTCGTCGGCCTCCATGAGCTGGCTGTGCCACTCGCTCCACTGGTCGTCGGAGGAGTTGGTGAAGATGCCGCGACTCTCGTCACCGACGAGGTCGGCGGTGGCGTTCTGGACTGCGACCGTCTCCGAGAGCGGGTCATAGAGATTGATCCGCGCCGTGTACTCGTCGGGCGCCTCGGCGGACTCGAGGAACTGGTGTGGTCGCTCGCCATCCTCGGCCTGGTACTCGAGAATCGCGAGGGACATCTGCAGCTGCATGACCCAGTCCTCGGCGGTGAGGTCGTCGCCGTTGTGCCAGGTCCAATCCTCGCTGAACGTCATCTCCAGCGTGGTGTCGTCGGCCATCTCCCAGTCGGTCGCGATCAGCGGATAGACCGCGTCCTCCGCCGGGCTGTACATCACGGGCCGGTCGAAGATGAGCGCCCCCGGATGCCACGTCCCGCGCTGGGTCGGCTTGTAGGGGTTGCAGTGACGCTGCGATGGCAGCGTCCCGCTCGTCTCCGCGTCGAACACTCGGAATCGATCTGTGCTACCGCTCCCACCCAGACATCCGGCAACGAGGGCTGTACCCCCCACAGCGCTGTATTTCAGGACATCTCGCCGGCTAGGACCGCTGTTCCGCCAGTTGTTACCCTCTGGCATACTCCCTAGTCATAGAAGGCGATATATATAATTAACCATTAGATGGTTTCCAGCGGCTGACGGGCCAGTTTATCACGCGCTCGATCGCTGCGGTCCGTCAGCGATCCAGACACGTTCGGAGCCGGAACCGACCTGTCGTCCGGCGTCCTTCGAACGAATTCGCGACGACGGGGACGGAGTCACCCCTGAAACCAAGCCGTCGATAGCGATGGGTCGACGAAGGATCGGGCGACGGACCCCGATCAGCCCGTGTACTCCATCGTCGCCTCGTCCATCTTCGGGATGAGGTACAGCGCGTCCTCGGTCCCGTCGATGATGCCGTCGGGCGCGTCGAGTTCCCAGTTGTTGGCGTTGTAGGCGCCGGCGTCGGGTTGATACATCGTTTCCATCTGCGGAACCGTCTGGTTCCACCACCACATCAGCTCCTTGTGGTACTGATCATCGTCGGTGATCTGCCACTCCCGGATGTGCTCCTCGACGTTGATTGTCTTCGTCCCGCTCGAGCCCTCGGGATCGCCGACAGGCATCGGAATCTCCGCTTCGGGATCGAAGTGCGTGATCTGCTGGAGCCAGCCCGGCACCAGATCCAGCGCCCACATCGCCCGGACCCCGTTGGCCGAGGAGCCGTCGGGCATCATGTCGTACTCGCCGTTCTGCCGGCGCTCGGAGAGCGTCGCGTCATCGACCTCCTCCTGGTTCGTCGCGATGCCGAACTCGTTCAGATTGTCCTTGAGAACGCCGAACTCCTTCCGTTTGGTTCCGCCCAGGACGTCGATCTCGAACCGGTCACCGTCCGGCGTGTACCACTCGCCGCCGTCGCGCTCGAATCCCTCCCGTTCGAGGAGTTCGGCGGCGCGTTCGGTGTCGTTCTGGCCGTACTCGGTGAAGTCCTGGATCCACTCCGCGGCGTCGTGAGAACCGCTGTCCAGCACGTTGCCGGGGACGCGACACGACGGCCAGTCGAACATCCGATTGACACCCTCGAGGACCTGGGTGACCTGGTCGCGGTCGAAGACGTGACAGACCGCCTTGCGCACGTTCGCACTCGAGAGGGGCGTGTCGTAGGAGACGTCGTGCCCGCAGTTGAACGAGAACAGCTTGTTCGTCGAGAAGCTCTCCTTGATGAGCGTGTGTCCCTCGGGGAGTTGGCTCTTGACGTCGTCCTCGACGGGGAACTGCGTGTGTGCGGCGTCGACCTCGTCGTTGGCGTACGGCTGGGTCGGGTTGTTGTTCTCGTAGAGGTGCATTGAGTACTCGCTGAAGTTGATGTTGTCGGCGTTCGGATGGTCCTCGTACTTCTCGAAGACCATCACGTTGTCACCGATATCGGCGACCTGGAACGGACCGTTCCCGACCGCGTCCTCGAGCAGCGGGTACGATTTCGTCGTGAGTTCCTCGAGAAGGGTCTCCATCTCGGAGTCGTCGGCCTCCGTGACCTGGCTGTGCCATTCGCTCCACTGGTCGTCGTCGTGTTTGGTGAAGACCCCGCGACTCTCGTCGCCGACGAAATCGGCGATAGCGTTCTGAACCGCGACCGTCTCTGAGAGCGGGTCGTAGAGATTGATCCGCGCCGTGTACTCGTCGGGCGCCTCGGCAGACTCGAGGAACTGGTGCGGTCGCTCCCCGTCTTCGGCCTGGTACTCGAGAATTGCAAGCGCCATCTGCAGTTGCATGACCCAGTCGTCGGCGACGAGTTGATCGCCGTTGTGCCAAGTCCAATCCTCGCTGAACGTGAACTCCAGCGTGGTGTCGTCGGTCATCTCCCAGTCGGTTGCAACGAGGGGATAGACCTCGTCTTTCGCCGGACTGTGGATAGCGGGGCGGTCGAAGATGAGCGCCCCCGGATGCCACGTCCCGCGTTGGGACGGGTTGAAGGGGTTGCAGTGACGCTCCGACGGCAGCGTCCCGCTCGACTGCGGGTCGAAGACGCGGAACCGATCCGTGCTACTGCTCCCGCCGAGACAGCCGGCAACGAGGGCCGTTCCACCCGCAGCGCTGTACTTGAGCACGTCTCGTCGATTCTGATCGCTACTCCACCAGCTGTTACCTTCCAGCATACTCGATAGCCATAGCAGTCAGGACACATATATTCAATGATTATTTTCAGTGATAGATGGCCGGTTCAGCAGCCGGTCGTCCGATACTGTCCGGTAGCACCCGTACTCGTCCGAAGAGAGACCGAACTGCTGGCCTGCGCGGAGTCGAACGGGTTCGAATCGGAGGAGTGTGGGTCGACTCGAAACTGCGACCGATGCGCCGACTGCGGCGGTCCGACGGGATTGTCACTCGAGTCGGCGAACGCCGAAATCAGCCCGTGTACTCCATCGTCGCCTCGTTCGTCTTGGTGACGAGATAGAGCGCGTCGTCGACGCCGTGGACGATGCCGTCCGGGCCGTCGATCGTCCAGTTGTCGCCGTTGTAGGCGCCGGCGTCGGGCTGGAACATCGCCTCCATCTGTGGAACCGTCTGGTTCCACCACCACAGCAGTTCCCTGTGGTACTGGTCGTCGTCGGTGATCTGCCACTCCCGAATGTGCTCCTCGACGTTGATTGTCTTCGTCCCCTCGGAGCCGTCGGGGTCGCCGACGGGCATCGGGATTTCCGCTTCGGGATCGAAGTGCGTGATCTGCTGGAGCCAGCCCGGCACCAGATCCAGCGCCCACATCGCCCGGACGCCGTTGGCCGACGACGTATCGGGCATCATGTCGTACTCGCCGGCATGGCGACGTTCGTCGAACGTCGCGTCGTCGACCTGCTCCTGGTTCGTCGCGATGCCGAACTCGTTCAGATTGTCCTTGAGAACGCCGATGTGCTTCTGCTTGGAGCCGTTCATGATGTCGATCTCGAAGCGCTCGCCGTTGGGCGTATACCACTCGCCGTCTTCGAGGGTATACCCCTCCTCCTCGAGGAGTTCGGCGGCGCGTTCGGTGTCGTTCTGGCCGTACTCGGTGAAGTCCTGAATCCACTCCGCGGCGTCGTGGGAACCGTCCTCCAGCGTAGTTCCCGGAACGCGACACGGCGGCCAGTCGAACACCTGATTGACGCCCTCGAGGACCGAGACGACCTGCTGACGATCGAAGACGTGACAGACCGCCTTGCGCACGTTCGCGCTCGAGAACGGCGTGTCGTAGGAGACGTCGTGCCCGCAGTTGAAGGTAAGCAACTTGTTAGTCGACAGGTTTTCCCTGACGAGCGTGTGCCCGTCGGGGAGTTGGCTCTTGACGTCGTCCTTCACGGGAAACTCGTTGTGTGCGCCGTCGACCTCGCCGTTGACGTACGGCTGGGTGGGGATGTCGTTCTCGTAGAGGTGGATCGAGAACTCGCTGAAGTTGATGTTGTCGGCGTTCGGATGGTCCTCGTACTTCTCGAAGACCATGACGTTGTCCCCGATGTCGGCGACCTGGAACGGACCGTTCCCCACTACGTCTTCGACCATCGGATACGACTCCGACGTGAGTTCGCCGACGAGGGCCTCCATTTCGGAGTCGTCGGCCTCCATGAGCTGGCTGTGCCACTCGCTCCACTGGTCGTCGTCGTGTTTGGTGAAGATCCCGCGAGCCTCGTCGCCGAGGATGGCGGCGGTGGCGTTCTGGACCGCGACCGTCTCCGAGAGCGGATCGTGGAGGCTGACCCGCGCCGTCTGCTCGTCGGGCGCCTCGACGGACTCGAGGAACTGGTGCGGTCGCTCGCCATCCTCGGCCTGAAACTCCAGCATTGCGAGCGCCATCTGCAGTTGCATGACCCAGTCGTCGGCGACGAGCTGATCGCCGTTGTGCCAGGTCCACTCGTCGCTGAACGTAAACTCCAGCGTGGTGTCGTCGGCCATCTCCCAGTCGGTCGCGATCAGCGGATAGACTTCGACCTCCGCCGGACTGTATATCACGGGGCGGTCGTGGATGAGCGCCCCCGGATGCCACGTCCCACGTTGGGTCGGATTGAACGGGTTGCAGTGACGCTGGGACGGGAGCGTCCCGCTCGTCTCCGGGTCGAAGACGCGGAACCGATCCGTGCTACTGCTCCCGCCGAGGCAGCCGGCGGCGAGCGCTGCGCCGCCCGCGGCGCCGTATTTGAGGACGTCTCGTCGATAGGGTCCACTGTCTTGCGAATTGTTATCTTGCACCACGAGCAGCAGTTACACGAAGCTCTATTTATAATTTAGTGACGGAGGCGATCGCGACGCGAATAGCCTCGCGGTGACTCGCCAACGCGGACGCTGTCGCGGCGTCACTACCGAAGCGGATCGGTCCGGGACGACGATCGACAGCCCGTCGGATCGCGAACGGTGTGACAAACGTTTTATCGACGTTCCGAGACGAGTACGATATCGCATGGACGACAGTACCGTCATCGTCACCGGCTCGAGCAAGGGGATCGGCAAGGCACTCGCGGAGCGTTTCGCCGCGGAGGGCGCGAACGTCGTCGTGAACTCCCGAGACGGCGCCCGCGCCGAGGCCGTCGCCGAGGAGATCGTCGCCGACGGCGGGACCGCCGCGGGGATCGAAGCGGACGTCAGCGACCGCGACGAGGTGCAGGCCCTCGTCGACGGCGCCGTCGATGCGTTCGGCTCGCTCGACGTCATGGTGAACAACGCCGGGAACACGGTGATCGCCCCCGCGCTCGAGATGGATCCCGACGACTGGCGGAACGTGATCGAAGTGAACCTGACCGGCGTCTTCTTCGGGATGCAAGCCGCGGGCCAGCGAATGGTCGAACAGGGGACTGGCGGACAGATCGTCAACATCAGCAGCATGATCGGCCAGCAGGGGTTCGCACAGCGGGCCCCCTACTGCGCCTCGAAGGCCGGCGTGGACAATCTGACCAGGGTCTTCGCGACCGAACTGGCGGACCACGACATCCAGGTGAACGCGCTCGCGCCGGGGTTCATCCGCACGGACATCACCGAACAGACCCAGGACGCGGCCGGCTACACCGACGAGGACGTGCATCGACGGGCGCCCCTCGGCCGGTTCGGAACGATGGAAGAGGTCGCGAACTGCGTTCGCTTCCTCGCCGCCGGCGACCACTACATCACCGGCGAGGTCCTCCGCGCCGACGGCGGCTGGATGGCCGACGCCTGGGGTCCCGACGAGTAACGCTCGCGTCTCGAACTGCGCGCTCGACTCCGCGAGCGGCGTCGGAATCGTTGCTTCGGTCACTCGGCGTTGCGAGTACGGCTCGCTAGTAACTCGAAGACGACTCGAGGATGACTCGAGCGGTCAGAACGGACCGCTCACCGATCGGCCGGGACGACGCGGGAAGCCAACTCGTGGTTCAGTTCTTCGATCCCGTCGAGGATCAGTTCGGCCATCCGTCGAGCCCCGTACTCGCTGAAGTGCGTGTCGTCGGTCGCGCCGTCGGGGTAGTTGGGGTGTTCGCCCGGCGACAGGTGAAGGTAGAGGGATTTCGACGCCTCGGGACCCAGCTCGCCCAGGAGCGACCGACTCCGCTCGTCCGCGTCGATAAGCGGCACGTCCCGATCGCGCGCGACCTCCCGGGTTAGCTCCGAATAGGTCTGATGCGTGTCTTTCGGGATCCCCGATTCGTCGAAGTCACGGCGCGCGATGGACGTGAGCAACACCGGCGATGCCCCGCACTCGCGCGTCTCTTCGACGAACGTCTCGAGGTTGGCCGTGAACTCCGCCTCGGCCGTGTACTGCTCTTTCGAGGGGACCTCGTCGTTGTGGCCGAACTGGACGAACACGTAATGGGTCTCGGCCAGGTCGCGGACGACCGGCTCCCAACGGCCCTCCTCGAGGAAGGTGCGCGTGCTGCGCCCGTTGCGGGCGTGGTTCGCCACCGTTACCGACTCGTCGAAGCGGTCGGCGAACGGCGTCCCCCAGCCCGTTTCAGGGCGAGCGCTCGCCTCTTTCTCGGCTATGGTGGAATCCCCGATCAGGTGGACGGTGATCTGCTCGGACGACATTCAGGTACTGGTAATCGGGTTGAAATATATAAACATTGGTACTGACTGATCTATCCCGTCGCACCACGACGAGCGAGGAATCACGCCCTGATGGGCAGCTAGAGCCGTTGGCGGGACTCGCGGGACGAAGAATCCAGTGCGGACGCCGCCCGCGACGGACGGCGACGAGACGGGACGGCTCGGAAAGAACCGTTCGACGGAGCCGACTAGTTGAACTCGGGGATGACCTCCTCGCCGAACAGGCGGATCTGATCCTCGACGAGGTCCTTGGGCATGCCGGAGTGGTGGAAGCGCAGAGTGAGTTCGTTCAGGGGGAACCGCTCCTGAATGGCTTCGATCTGCTCGACGATCTGCTCGGGGGTCCCGTAGATGAAGCGGTCGTCTGCGAGTTCCTCGAAATCCTCGACGCTGTCGGCGTTCATCAGCGGATGGGAGAACTCGCCGCCGTACTCATCGAGGTAGGTCGTGTGGAGGTACTCCTTGCGCTCCATGACCTCGTCTTCGGTCTCGGCGATGACCGCCTCGCGCATCAGCGGGTGGGACATCCCCTCCCAGTCCTGGTCGGTCTCTGCGACGCGTTCTTTCTGGAGTTCCTTGCGGTCCTCGACGGTGGCGAGGTCGGCGACGACGCCGGGCACCCACGCGTCGGAGAACTTCACGGAGCGGCCGATCTGCTTGTCGCCCCAGCCGCCGATCCAGACTTCGGGTCGGGGCTGCTGGACCGTATCGGGGAGCGGCTGCCAGTCTTCGACCGAGAAGAACGGACAGTCGTAGGAGATGGGGCCGTCGGACTCGAAGAACTCCTTGATGAACTGGACGCCCTCGATCATCCGACCCGCGCGCTCGTCCATCGGGACGTCGAACGCTTCGAACTCCTCCTCGACGTAGCCGAGCCCGACGCCCAGGGTCAGCCGGCCGTCGGAGATGTTATCGAGCATCGCCGCGCGCTGGGCGACCTCGACTGGCTTGTACAACGGCAGGATCAGCACGCTCGTCACGAGCTCGAGGTCCTCGGTTCCCTCCGCGATGCTGGTCAGGCGCGTCAGCGGCGCGGGCCAGTAGTTGTCGCCCTCCGTCGCCTGGTGATCGTTGACCCAACAGGTCTCGAATCCGACCGCTTCGGCCACCTGGCACTGTTCGACGACGCCCGTCCATCGACTTCCGCCTTCGATGGGGAAAATCCCGAATTTCATGCGTTACAAGAATACAGTGCGGTCAGCTACTATATACATTTTCTGTTGCTTACCTTCCGCGCGGCTGTCCAGTTTTTGAAAACGGTGTTCGGTTCAAGACAACTCTGCCCCGTCACGAGTTGACCGACCCGGTGGCCGCGGTCAGTCAGTTCCCGATCGACTCCAGGAACGTCGGCGGCAGCGGGTCGGGACGCTCGACGCTCGTCTCGAGGGAGACGTGGGCGTCGTCGTCCGAGGCGGCGCGTATCCCGTCAAGGATCTCGAGGACGTGCTCGGCGAGGGCGCCGCTCGTTCGGTGGCTCCAGTCGCCCCGGACGGCGGCCGCGAGATCCGCGACGCCGGCCCCCCGACCGGCGGTGTACTCATGGGTCGGCTCGACGTCCGTGGTCGTCCCGTCCGCCGAGTGAATTCGAACGGGTCCCTTGAACCGGTTCGGATCCGGAAGCTGGAGCGTCCCCTCGGTCCCATAGATCTCGAACGCGGGGGAGCCGAACGTCGATCGGCCGGGCGCGTCGAAGCTCGTCAGGACGTTCGCGATCGTCCCATCGGCGAAATCGATAACTCCGGACTCGTGAGTGGGAACCTCAACGTCGATAGTCTCTCCGCGACGGGGGTCGCTCGTAATCGTCCGCCGTTCGAACGTGCGGGCGGTCGATCCGGTGACCCGACTGGCGGGACCGAGCAGGGAGACGAGCGCGGTCACGTAGTACGGACCCATGTCGAAGAGCGGACCGCCACCGCGCTGATAGTAGAGGTCGGGCGACGGATGCCAGCTCTCGTGTCCGCCCGACGTCCAGACGGCCGTCGCGCCTACCGGCTTGCCGATCCGTCCGTCGTCGACGACCGACCGAGCGGTCTGTAACCCCGCGCCCAGCACGGTGTCAGGGGCCGACCCGACCAGCAATCCGTTGGCCGCCGCAGTAGAGCGGATCGCCTCGGCGTCCTCGAAGCTAGCAGCGAGGGGTTTCTCGACGTAGACGTGCTTGCCCGCCCGCAGGATGTCGCGGCACGTCTCGCGGTGGACCGACGGCGGCGTCAGATTGACGATCAGTTCGACGTCGGCGGCGAGTAGCTCGTCGGGCTCGCACGCTCGCAACTCGTACTCGTCGGCCGTTTCTCGCGCTCGCTCCGCGTCGAGATCGGCGCAGGCGACGACATCGAAACCATCGAAGCGGTCGTCCGCGTCGAAGTACGCGTCGCTGATCGTGCCGCAACCGAGAACGCCCGTTCGAACTGAATCCATACGTTCCGTCTCGGTAATGTTGTGGAAAAAGAATTCGATCGAGACCGTTCTGCATTGGCGGCCGGAAAACGGCGCGTTCAGGTATCGAAGCGATCGGTCGCATTCGGCTTGAATCGCCCCTCGAGGAAGTAGAAATAAGTGGCCTCGACCGAACTCCGAAGGTATGGCAACCGACAGACAAGCGCTGATCGTGGGCGGGAATCGGTTTCCGTTCCACCGGCTCGAGCGAATGGGACCGCCGATCGAGGACGCGCTCGCCCCGGCCGGCATCAAGGCCGAGCTGACGACCGACCGAGAGTCGTTGACCGATCTCGACGGCTACGACGTCCTCGTCGACTACACGACCGACAGCACGCTCACCGACGCGCAGCGCGAGGGTCTCCTGTCGTTCGTGGACGCGGGCAACGGCTACGCGGGCGTTCACTCCGCGTCGGACCTGACGACCGTCGACGGGGAGAACCGGGACGAACCCACGCCCGAACTCCGAGAGCTGATCGGCGGCCACTTCCTCACCCATCCGGCGCAGGGGGCGTTCGACGTGAACATCGTCTACAGCCACCACCCCGTCTCGGCCGACCTCGAGGACTTCCGCGTTTGGGACGAGCCGTACGTCCTCGAGTGCGACGACGACCTCACGGTGCTCGCGAGGATGGACCACCCTGAGATCGGAGATATGCCAGTCTCGTGGGTGAAGGAGTACGGAGACGGACGCGTGTTCTACTGTTCGCTCGGGCACGATCGGCCGGCGATCACCACCGACGGGACGCGGGCGCTCCTTCGAAACGGCGTGCGCTGGGCGGCCGATAGCTCGGCCGGCGAGTAGCGGCCTGCAGCCGAGTGTCGGCGACGGTCGAGACGGAACGGAGCGGCTCTCGATCCTCGAATCGTCGGAACGTTCAAGAGCGAACCGGTCACATCCCGCACTGGATGCACGTTACAGACTACGAGCTCTACGCGGTGCCGCCGCGCTGGCAATTCCTCAAACTCGAGACGAGCGACGGGCGCGTCGGCTGGGGCGAGGTCTACACCAAGTGGCACTTCGCGGGCGACAGCGAACCGGCGACTCGGAGCGCCGTCGACCAGTTGCTGCACCAGTACGTCCTCGGCGAGGATCCGAGTCGGATCGAGTACCTCTGGCAAGCGATGTACCGAAGCAGCTTCTACCGCGGCGGACCGGTTCACATGAGCGCGATCGCCGGCATCGACGAAGCGCTGTGGGATCTGAAGGGGAAGGCCGCCGGGATGCCGGTCTACGAACTGCTCGGCGGTCCAGCTCGCGACCGCGTCCGGCTCTACCAGCACGTCAGGGCCCACAGCGCCGACGACGTGGCGGATCCGGCGGCCGCGGCCGCCGACGAAGCGCGCGAGCACGTCGAAGCGGGCTACACCGCTGTGAAGCTGGTTCCCACGGGCGGTCTCGAGATCATCGATACGTCGGCGGCCGTCGGTGAAGCGCGCGAAATCGTCGGCGCGGTCCGCGACGCCGTCGGCCCCGAGATCGACGTCGCGCTGGACTTCCACGGCCGTGCCTCGAAGGCGATGGCCCGCCGACTGGCGACGGCGCTCGAGGAGTTCCAGCCGATGTTCGTCGAGGAGCCGGTCACCCCCGAGCACGACCACGCGCTGCCCCGAATCGCCGAGGCGACGACGATCCCGATCGCGACCGGCGAGCGCCTCTACTCCCGAGGCGAGTTCCGACCGCTCCTCGAGGCCAATGCGGTCGACGTCGTCCAACCGGACGTCTCGAGCGCCGGCGGGATCACCGAGACGAAGAAGATCGCCGACATGGCCGAGACCTACGACGCCGCGATCGCGCCCCACTGCCCCATCGGCCCGCTGGCGCTGGTCGCCTCGCTGCACGTCGATGCGGCCGCGCCGAACGCGCTGATACAGGAGCAGGTGGTCGTCGGCGACGAGGACGCGATGCGCTACGTCGAGAACGACGAGCTCTTCGAGCCGACCGACGGCTATCTAGATCTGCCGGCGGAGCCGGGACTCGGAATCGACGTTGACGAGGATCGCGTCTGCGAACTCGCGGGAACCGACCTCGGGTTCGACCGCTCGCCGGGGCACCGGGCCGACGGGAGCGTCGGAGAGCGCTGACCGTCGACCGACGCGGAAACCGCGGTTCGACGCCGCTCTACCGCGTCGATGTCGTTCTATACAGAATCGAACGTCCAGCGCTGGTTCGCGCTGCCGTTGTCGGGCCACTGGAGCACGTTCGCTCCGTCGCTGGTCGACGCCCCTTCCACGTCGGCGAGTTTGCCGCTGTGGACCGCCTCGAGCGTATACTCGCCGTTGCCTTCGTCGTTGATGTGCCACCGCTGGCAGTCACAGCCGGAGTCGGCGTACTGCTGGACGTTCGCTCCGTCCGCGGTCGAGGCGTCGGCGACCTCGAGACGGAGACCGCTGTTGACGTTCTCGAGGATGTACTCGCCGTTCCCGGTATCCTCGACGTACCACTGCTGCGTGGCGCTCCCGGTCACGGACCACTGCTGGACGTTCGCGCCGTTCGCAGTCGAGGCGTCGGCGACCTCGAGACGGAGACCGCTGTTGACGTTGGCGATCTCGTAGGTGCCCGTCGAGATTGGACCGCTGCTGCTTCCGTCGTCTCCGCCGCTCCCGCCGTCGGGCGGCGAACTCCCGTCCTCGACGGCTCGGGCCCAGTCGGCGAGCCACTCGCGGAGGCCGCTGCCGGGGACGTCGAGCGAGTGAGTGTTCACCGGCAGTTCCGGATAGCCGCCGACCTCGTCGTGGTGACCGACCCAGTAGTCGTACGGCGAGTCGAGCCGATCGTTACCGGCGCGATCGGCGATCTCCTGGACGATCCGC is from Haloterrigena salifodinae and encodes:
- a CDS encoding ABC transporter substrate-binding protein codes for the protein MPEGNNWRNSGPSRRDVLKYSAVGGTALVAGCLGGSGSTDRFRVFDAETSGTLPSQRHCNPYKPTQRGTWHPGALIFDRPVMYSPAEDAVYPLIATDWEMADDTTLEMTFSEDWTWHNGDDLTAEDWVMQLQMSLAILEYQAEDGERPHQFLESAEAPDEYTARINLYDPLSETVAVQNATADLVGDESRGIFTNSSDDQWSEWHSQLMEADDSEMDSILEELTTKSYPLLEDANGNGPFQVADIGDNVMVFEKYEDHPNADNINFSEYSFHLYENNNPTQPYANGEVDAAHTQFPVEDDVKSQLPEGHTLIKESFSTNKLFTFNCGHDVSYDTPFSSANVRKAVCHVFDRQQVTQVLEGVNRMFDWAPCRVPGNVLDSGTHDAADWVQDFTKYGQNDTERAAELLEEEGYTLEDGQWYTPDGEEFEINIMNGSERKDFGVLKDNLNEFGIKTNQEQVDDATFDERRQNGEYDMMPDGSSANGIRALWALDLVPNWVQSISHFEPEAEIPMPVGDPDGSEGTKTINVEEHIREWQVTDDDQFHKELMWWWNQTVPQMEVMFQPDAGAYNADNWELDAPDGIIDGTEDALYLIPKTDEASMEYIG
- a CDS encoding ABC transporter substrate-binding protein, which produces MLEGNSWWSSDQNRRDVLKYSAAGGTALVAGCLGGSSSTDRFRVFDPQSSGTLPSERHCNPFNPSQRGTWHPGALIFDRPAIHSPAKDEVYPLVATDWEMTDDTTLEFTFSEDWTWHNGDQLVADDWVMQLQMALAILEYQAEDGERPHQFLESAEAPDEYTARINLYDPLSETVAVQNAIADFVGDESRGVFTKHDDDQWSEWHSQVTEADDSEMETLLEELTTKSYPLLEDAVGNGPFQVADIGDNVMVFEKYEDHPNADNINFSEYSMHLYENNNPTQPYANDEVDAAHTQFPVEDDVKSQLPEGHTLIKESFSTNKLFSFNCGHDVSYDTPLSSANVRKAVCHVFDRDQVTQVLEGVNRMFDWPSCRVPGNVLDSGSHDAAEWIQDFTEYGQNDTERAAELLEREGFERDGGEWYTPDGDRFEIDVLGGTKRKEFGVLKDNLNEFGIATNQEEVDDATLSERRQNGEYDMMPDGSSANGVRAMWALDLVPGWLQQITHFDPEAEIPMPVGDPEGSSGTKTINVEEHIREWQITDDDQYHKELMWWWNQTVPQMETMYQPDAGAYNANNWELDAPDGIIDGTEDALYLIPKMDEATMEYTG
- a CDS encoding ABC transporter substrate-binding protein, with translation MQDNNSQDSGPYRRDVLKYGAAGGAALAAGCLGGSSSTDRFRVFDPETSGTLPSQRHCNPFNPTQRGTWHPGALIHDRPVIYSPAEVEVYPLIATDWEMADDTTLEFTFSDEWTWHNGDQLVADDWVMQLQMALAMLEFQAEDGERPHQFLESVEAPDEQTARVSLHDPLSETVAVQNATAAILGDEARGIFTKHDDDQWSEWHSQLMEADDSEMEALVGELTSESYPMVEDVVGNGPFQVADIGDNVMVFEKYEDHPNADNINFSEFSIHLYENDIPTQPYVNGEVDGAHNEFPVKDDVKSQLPDGHTLVRENLSTNKLLTFNCGHDVSYDTPFSSANVRKAVCHVFDRQQVVSVLEGVNQVFDWPPCRVPGTTLEDGSHDAAEWIQDFTEYGQNDTERAAELLEEEGYTLEDGEWYTPNGERFEIDIMNGSKQKHIGVLKDNLNEFGIATNQEQVDDATFDERRHAGEYDMMPDTSSANGVRAMWALDLVPGWLQQITHFDPEAEIPMPVGDPDGSEGTKTINVEEHIREWQITDDDQYHRELLWWWNQTVPQMEAMFQPDAGAYNGDNWTIDGPDGIVHGVDDALYLVTKTNEATMEYTG
- a CDS encoding SDR family NAD(P)-dependent oxidoreductase, yielding MDDSTVIVTGSSKGIGKALAERFAAEGANVVVNSRDGARAEAVAEEIVADGGTAAGIEADVSDRDEVQALVDGAVDAFGSLDVMVNNAGNTVIAPALEMDPDDWRNVIEVNLTGVFFGMQAAGQRMVEQGTGGQIVNISSMIGQQGFAQRAPYCASKAGVDNLTRVFATELADHDIQVNALAPGFIRTDITEQTQDAAGYTDEDVHRRAPLGRFGTMEEVANCVRFLAAGDHYITGEVLRADGGWMADAWGPDE